In Clostridium sp., one DNA window encodes the following:
- a CDS encoding pyrimidine-nucleoside phosphorylase, with amino-acid sequence MRMVDIISKKRDGKELSREEINFFIEGYTGETIPDYQASSLAMAIYFQGMNYSEMSDLTMAMVKSGETIDLSEIAGIKVDKHSTGGVGDKTTIVLAPLVASLGVPVAKMSGRGLGYTGGTIDKLESISGFRTEIMTDKFIDLVKDNGIAIMSQTGNLTPADKKLYSLRDVTGTVNSIPLIASSVMSKKIATGADAIVLDVKVGSGAFMRTYEDAEKLAHSMVRIGNSLGRRTMAVISDMSQPLGFAIGNALEIKEAIDTLKGNGPGDLTELVLTIGSQMVVLAKKADTLGEARAKLVESIKRGAALEKFKVFVKSQGGDPSVADNPAKLPQARYEIDVPAQKSGIVSHIAADEIGVAAMLLGAGRAVKGDSIDPGVGLVLHKKIGDRVKKGDTVVTVYAESEDVDDIKDRIYRNISIGSCAEKLYLIHKMIIE; translated from the coding sequence ATGAGAATGGTGGATATAATATCGAAAAAACGGGATGGAAAAGAATTAAGCAGGGAGGAGATAAACTTTTTTATAGAAGGTTATACTGGAGAAACAATTCCGGATTATCAGGCAAGCTCCCTTGCAATGGCCATATACTTTCAAGGTATGAATTATAGCGAAATGTCGGATCTCACCATGGCAATGGTAAAATCGGGAGAGACAATTGATTTATCTGAAATCGCGGGAATAAAAGTGGATAAACATTCTACAGGAGGTGTGGGCGATAAAACAACTATTGTACTTGCACCTCTCGTTGCATCATTAGGTGTACCTGTTGCAAAAATGTCAGGACGGGGTTTAGGATACACCGGTGGTACTATTGATAAACTTGAATCAATTAGCGGGTTTCGGACTGAAATCATGACGGATAAATTTATAGATCTTGTTAAGGACAATGGAATTGCTATTATGAGTCAAACCGGGAATCTTACTCCAGCAGACAAAAAATTGTATTCTCTTAGAGATGTAACTGGTACGGTAAATTCAATACCATTGATAGCAAGTTCTGTAATGAGCAAGAAGATTGCAACAGGAGCAGATGCAATAGTATTGGATGTAAAGGTAGGTTCAGGAGCCTTCATGAGGACATATGAAGATGCTGAAAAACTGGCTCATTCAATGGTCAGAATAGGAAATAGTCTAGGAAGGAGGACCATGGCTGTAATTTCAGATATGTCACAGCCTCTTGGATTTGCAATAGGAAATGCACTTGAGATAAAAGAAGCCATCGATACATTAAAGGGAAATGGCCCAGGTGATTTAACAGAACTTGTTTTAACTATCGGAAGTCAGATGGTTGTATTGGCTAAAAAAGCGGACACCCTTGGTGAGGCCAGAGCAAAACTTGTCGAATCCATAAAAAGAGGGGCGGCTCTTGAAAAATTCAAGGTATTTGTTAAAAGTCAAGGTGGAGATCCGTCTGTTGCAGATAATCCTGCAAAATTGCCACAGGCAAGATATGAAATTGATGTACCGGCACAAAAAAGTGGAATTGTATCTCATATTGCAGCTGATGAGATTGGAGTTGCAGCAATGCTTTTGGGTGCAGGCAGGGCTGTAAAAGGAGATAGCATTGATCCAGGTGTCGGACTTGTTCTACATAAAAAAATAGGTGACAGGGTCAAAAAGGGTGATACCGTTGTTACTGTTTATGCAGAGAGTGAAGACGTAGATGATATAAAAGACAGGATTTATAGAAATATTTCTATTGGAAGTTGTGCTGAAAAATTGTATCTTATACACAAGATGATTATAGAATAA